From Echinicola soli, a single genomic window includes:
- a CDS encoding DUF983 domain-containing protein: MKSKGAAILAAKCPKCHQGNIFPVSMVSFRKLSVVNSHCAHCNASLEPEPDFYYGAMYISYALSVALVINVMIILNFVFGDPELWVYLVSVGVANIALLPVMLRYSKVLYLYIAGKLKYDPSA; encoded by the coding sequence ATGAAGAGCAAAGGTGCGGCAATTTTGGCAGCGAAATGCCCTAAATGCCATCAAGGCAATATTTTTCCTGTTTCAATGGTCAGTTTTAGAAAATTGTCAGTAGTAAATAGCCATTGTGCACATTGTAATGCTTCTTTGGAGCCTGAGCCTGACTTTTACTATGGGGCCATGTACATTAGCTATGCCTTGTCTGTGGCCTTGGTGATCAATGTCATGATCATCCTCAATTTTGTTTTTGGCGATCCTGAATTGTGGGTTTACCTGGTATCAGTAGGGGTTGCAAACATCGCCTTACTACCAGTGATGCTACGGTATTCCAAGGTGTTGTACCTCTATATTGCTGGCAAGCTAAAATACGATCCGAGTGCTTGA
- a CDS encoding 7TM diverse intracellular signaling domain-containing protein, with protein MELQFSKISFGRSFLPLLLVALVMCSCTDQVGNDERSNIKIEHYELLNVENGDLQETRIQKDFSGTEVLNLGMQSDTVYISAEVDVSELKSSGPFYLEVKNPTIRYLELFVKDTSGSYVSSGVKGTAFMGDGLNGHLAPAFWVENIETGDIVFKLYSQEPISFETSVYPESVFEGMDTRRMLLANIYIGIMLALFLYNLVLYFSVRDGVYLVYCLYILFISLAQLSLAGYSRLFLFSDNFRFFEVSAVLFSALSGVFAVTFIRIFLKTKSIIPKLDKVLLGIGVIYGLVLFTRVFSFVELSYRLTDLAGMLVAVFFFLSAIMAAKSGYRPALYFLIAWSFFLVGVVIFVLKNLGIELLQDLASFPMLVGTALEAILLSLALANRINILKKEKEQQQQGKLKALKENERLVREQNVILEEKVKLRTKELELTLKNLQNTQTQLVNQEKMASLGQLTAGIAHEINNPINFVSSNISPLKRDLQDVLEITEAYRQKGKEEFSETTRKSLHDLEEDLEFSYLVEEIDMLLKGMEEGAKRTVEIVKGLRLFSRVDEQDVKKVDLHDGLNSTLILLNSTMGRVGVDKHYGEIPMVECLAGKINQVFMNIISNAVQALQEHDNITHPLVEITTSVVEGNKVRIEIKDNGPGMPEHVKERIFEPFFTTKQVGKGTGLGLSIVYKIIENHQGALEVFSEEGKGTSFVITLPIYQKTARNE; from the coding sequence ATGGAATTACAATTCTCAAAAATCAGTTTTGGAAGGAGCTTTCTTCCCCTATTGCTTGTTGCCCTTGTGATGTGCAGTTGCACAGATCAGGTCGGTAATGACGAAAGAAGTAATATCAAAATCGAACATTACGAGCTGCTGAATGTGGAGAATGGTGATTTACAGGAAACCAGAATACAAAAGGATTTTTCCGGAACTGAGGTATTAAACCTCGGAATGCAATCTGATACGGTCTATATCAGCGCGGAGGTAGATGTGAGTGAGTTGAAATCCAGTGGGCCATTTTACTTGGAAGTTAAAAATCCTACAATAAGGTATTTAGAACTGTTTGTTAAGGATACTTCAGGTAGCTATGTCTCTAGTGGCGTGAAGGGGACAGCTTTTATGGGAGACGGACTTAATGGCCACTTGGCTCCTGCTTTTTGGGTTGAAAATATTGAGACAGGAGACATTGTTTTTAAGTTATACTCACAGGAACCGATTTCTTTCGAAACATCAGTATACCCTGAAAGTGTTTTCGAAGGAATGGATACCAGAAGGATGTTGCTGGCAAATATTTACATAGGGATTATGCTGGCGTTGTTTCTGTATAATCTCGTGCTTTATTTTTCAGTTCGTGACGGCGTTTATTTAGTATATTGTTTGTATATCCTTTTTATATCGTTGGCGCAATTATCCCTAGCTGGATATTCAAGACTATTTTTATTTAGTGATAACTTTCGGTTTTTCGAAGTGAGCGCGGTGTTGTTTTCAGCCTTGTCGGGGGTGTTTGCAGTGACCTTTATCCGGATTTTCCTAAAGACCAAAAGTATCATTCCTAAACTCGATAAGGTACTGTTGGGCATCGGTGTGATTTACGGGCTGGTACTTTTTACAAGGGTGTTTTCCTTTGTAGAGTTGAGTTATAGGCTGACAGATCTCGCGGGTATGTTGGTGGCCGTGTTCTTTTTTCTTTCAGCCATTATGGCTGCCAAAAGTGGTTACCGACCGGCACTTTATTTCCTGATTGCGTGGTCGTTTTTTCTGGTAGGCGTGGTGATTTTTGTACTGAAAAATTTAGGGATCGAATTGCTCCAGGATTTGGCAAGCTTCCCGATGCTAGTGGGGACCGCCTTGGAGGCAATTTTACTTTCACTGGCACTGGCCAATAGGATCAATATTCTCAAAAAAGAAAAGGAGCAACAGCAGCAGGGAAAACTGAAGGCATTAAAAGAAAATGAAAGGTTAGTGAGGGAACAGAATGTTATTTTGGAGGAAAAAGTTAAATTAAGGACCAAAGAACTTGAACTGACTTTAAAAAATCTTCAAAATACACAAACACAATTGGTTAATCAGGAGAAAATGGCGTCCTTAGGGCAGCTTACAGCGGGTATAGCCCATGAAATCAATAACCCCATTAATTTTGTAAGCTCTAATATCTCACCCCTAAAACGTGACCTTCAGGATGTGTTGGAGATAACGGAAGCGTACAGGCAAAAGGGAAAAGAAGAGTTCTCGGAAACAACCCGTAAATCCCTTCATGATCTGGAAGAGGATTTGGAGTTTTCGTATTTGGTGGAGGAGATTGACATGCTGCTAAAAGGGATGGAAGAAGGAGCCAAACGGACTGTGGAAATTGTAAAGGGGCTTAGGCTGTTTTCCAGGGTAGATGAGCAGGATGTGAAGAAGGTGGATTTGCACGATGGCTTGAACAGTACCTTGATTTTGCTGAACAGTACAATGGGACGCGTGGGAGTGGACAAGCATTATGGAGAAATCCCTATGGTGGAATGCCTGGCTGGAAAGATCAATCAGGTATTTATGAACATTATCAGTAATGCTGTTCAAGCGCTGCAAGAGCATGATAATATTACCCATCCATTGGTAGAAATCACTACTTCTGTCGTAGAAGGAAATAAGGTGCGGATAGAAATCAAGGATAATGGTCCGGGGATGCCTGAGCATGTGAAGGAACGTATATTCGAACCGTTTTTCACCACTAAGCAAGTTGGGAAAGGGACAGGATTAGGATTGTCCATTGTTTATAAAATTATTGAAAACCACCAAGGTGCACTGGAGGTGTTCTCTGAAGAAGGAAAAGGAACCTCCTTTGTGATTACCTTGCCAATTTATCAAAAAACAGCACGTAATGAGTAG
- a CDS encoding SIMPL domain-containing protein, with protein MKKTLLIIAVIWAGIISVNAQTKSEKKHIAVTGKSEIAIKPDEAVINVRLENKAMKASEASAMLNKKMSIIENQLKKSKAKDYELNTSNYNVTVNRVYTKGTSKDSGYVASQNIKITLPNPQDDLVKVVELLNENEEIMFDVNFSISEKMTKAYEEQLLEKALQDAREKANLIAKTMSLTGLSVASINYTSNTPITMPQPSQVQYMRMDKSMASEAAPSFSPDEQKLTDEVQVIFSFEN; from the coding sequence ATGAAAAAAACGCTTTTAATTATTGCAGTAATCTGGGCAGGAATCATCTCTGTCAACGCCCAAACCAAATCAGAAAAAAAACACATAGCGGTGACTGGAAAGAGTGAGATCGCTATCAAACCCGATGAAGCCGTTATCAATGTTCGTCTTGAAAACAAAGCCATGAAAGCCAGTGAAGCCTCTGCTATGCTCAACAAAAAAATGAGTATCATCGAGAATCAACTTAAGAAAAGTAAGGCCAAAGATTACGAACTGAACACCAGTAATTACAATGTCACGGTCAATCGAGTCTATACCAAAGGCACCAGCAAAGACAGTGGCTATGTCGCCAGTCAAAATATTAAGATCACCCTCCCTAACCCGCAGGATGACTTGGTGAAAGTGGTCGAGCTACTAAATGAAAATGAAGAGATCATGTTTGATGTCAATTTTTCGATTTCAGAAAAAATGACAAAAGCATATGAAGAACAGCTTCTCGAAAAAGCGTTGCAAGATGCACGGGAAAAGGCAAATCTAATCGCAAAAACGATGTCATTAACAGGATTGTCCGTGGCCAGCATCAACTATACCTCCAACACTCCCATCACTATGCCGCAACCTTCACAGGTGCAATACATGAGAATGGACAAAAGCATGGCTTCAGAGGCTGCTCCATCGTTTTCACCTGATGAGCAAAAGCTTACAGATGAAGTACAGGTCATCTTTAGTTTTGAAAATTAA
- a CDS encoding inorganic diphosphatase, which produces MINPWHDVQIGEEAPEYVQGIIEIPKGSKGKYELDKKTGMLMLDRVLFSAVHYPANYGFIPQTFCEDHDPLDILIMSQIDIPSMTLVKAKVIGVMRMIDGGEADDKIIAVAADDQSVNYINDIDELPPYLMKEIHRFFEDYKKLENKEVKVEDFLGKEDAMRIVNESIELYDKNFRTKK; this is translated from the coding sequence ATGATTAATCCATGGCATGATGTCCAAATAGGCGAAGAAGCACCTGAATATGTACAAGGCATCATTGAGATTCCAAAGGGTAGTAAAGGAAAGTACGAACTGGATAAGAAAACGGGTATGCTGATGCTGGATAGGGTGTTGTTTTCTGCTGTTCATTATCCGGCAAACTATGGTTTTATCCCGCAGACTTTTTGCGAGGACCATGATCCGTTGGATATTTTGATCATGTCGCAGATCGATATCCCCTCCATGACGTTGGTAAAAGCAAAGGTGATCGGTGTGATGAGAATGATTGATGGAGGAGAAGCTGATGATAAAATCATCGCCGTAGCTGCGGACGACCAATCCGTGAATTATATCAATGACATCGATGAGCTTCCTCCATACCTTATGAAGGAAATCCACCGTTTCTTTGAAGATTATAAAAAGCTGGAAAACAAAGAGGTGAAAGTGGAAGACTTCTTGGGAAAAGAAGATGCCATGAGAATTGTTAACGAGAGCATAGAGCTCTATGACAAGAACTTTAGAACAAAAAAATAA
- a CDS encoding hybrid sensor histidine kinase/response regulator, whose amino-acid sequence MSSKINVLYLDDEHNNLNSFKASLRRDFKIFTALNAEEGLLIAQNEDVHVVIADQRMPGMTGVEFFEKLVQFKPDPIRILLTGYSDISSVIDAINKGEVYRFIDKPWNIEQIKNAIKNAADIYFIRQELKEKNTRLEKMHSEMNQFVYSLSHELRGPLMSISGVSKLAKMECDDRTILEYFEMIDSATVKLDDFIYKMLDFYRSTKIDNVVTNINFEELLAQQYEAYENKWDLTEIDVETTINQEERFQSDEAKLRVIFNNLFSNAYKFQQENNPDKYIRIWVDVQDGKAIIQVQDNGIGIDEKYQSDVFELFQRATQKNVGSGIGLYMVKESVEQLKGAIELDSKVGEGTLFKITIPSL is encoded by the coding sequence ATGAGTAGTAAGATAAATGTTTTATATCTAGATGATGAGCATAATAACCTTAACTCTTTCAAAGCAAGCTTAAGAAGAGATTTTAAGATTTTTACTGCCTTGAATGCTGAAGAAGGCCTGTTGATTGCTCAGAATGAGGATGTTCATGTGGTCATTGCTGATCAGCGAATGCCTGGAATGACCGGTGTGGAGTTTTTTGAAAAACTGGTCCAGTTCAAGCCTGATCCTATTCGTATCCTACTTACCGGTTATTCTGATATTTCCAGTGTTATCGACGCCATTAACAAGGGCGAAGTGTACAGGTTCATTGATAAGCCGTGGAATATTGAGCAGATCAAGAATGCCATAAAGAATGCGGCTGATATCTATTTTATCCGTCAGGAATTGAAGGAAAAGAATACTCGCCTGGAGAAAATGCACTCCGAGATGAACCAGTTTGTCTATAGCCTTTCGCATGAACTTAGGGGGCCGTTAATGAGCATTTCCGGGGTCTCTAAATTGGCCAAAATGGAATGTGATGATCGGACAATCCTGGAGTATTTTGAGATGATTGATTCTGCAACAGTAAAGCTAGATGATTTTATTTACAAAATGCTGGATTTTTATCGCTCCACCAAGATCGATAATGTGGTCACTAATATTAATTTCGAAGAACTTTTGGCTCAGCAATACGAAGCTTATGAAAATAAGTGGGACCTTACAGAAATAGATGTGGAGACAACTATTAATCAAGAAGAGCGATTCCAATCTGATGAGGCAAAATTGAGAGTGATTTTCAATAACCTATTTAGCAATGCCTATAAGTTTCAACAAGAAAATAACCCTGACAAGTACATTAGGATTTGGGTGGATGTACAGGATGGAAAGGCCATTATTCAGGTGCAGGATAATGGGATCGGTATAGATGAAAAATATCAATCGGACGTTTTTGAATTGTTTCAACGTGCCACCCAAAAAAATGTAGGTTCTGGAATTGGTCTTTACATGGTCAAGGAGTCTGTAGAACAACTGAAAGGAGCCATCGAACTGGACTCGAAGGTAGGAGAGGGAACACTTTTTAAGATAACTATACCTTCCCTGTAA
- a CDS encoding 1-acyl-sn-glycerol-3-phosphate acyltransferase, whose product MSKFDHIRPFYDTEVNQAIRGIVDDPMMKAVMQFTFPEMEESEWKRQLNRTHSIRDFQINFIYPAIEMVLKRSSEGLSYSGLDQLDQHVPYLFISNHRDIILDTSLLNYVLYNNGLMMTSSAIGDNLVKRPLLMTLSKLTRNFMVQRGLSPRELLESSRLMSEYIQDLLFHENRSVWIAQREGRTKDGNDATQKGVLKMISMARGEVGEMEYFKKIHIVPVSISYEYDPTDVLKMPELMAKSRSEVYVKHENEDFNTILNGIMGQKKHIHVHVDKPLDDEIDKIIKTEEPANRQFQYLSQVIDERIIANYKLWPTNFIAHDLLHGSEQYAGEYSTEERKQFQERMAEGIDLQDEVAVTNFLSMYANPVTNQEALKIKG is encoded by the coding sequence ATGTCCAAATTTGATCATATAAGGCCGTTTTATGATACTGAAGTGAATCAAGCCATCAGGGGAATTGTCGACGATCCCATGATGAAGGCGGTTATGCAATTCACTTTTCCAGAGATGGAGGAAAGCGAATGGAAGCGACAGCTGAACAGGACGCATTCCATAAGGGATTTCCAGATTAACTTTATTTATCCAGCGATAGAAATGGTGCTCAAGCGGAGCTCTGAAGGGCTGAGTTATTCGGGCCTGGACCAGCTTGATCAGCATGTGCCGTATTTGTTTATCTCCAATCATAGGGATATTATCCTTGATACTTCTTTATTAAATTATGTCCTTTATAATAATGGACTGATGATGACTTCATCGGCGATAGGGGATAATTTGGTGAAGCGACCTTTGTTGATGACGCTTTCCAAGCTGACACGGAACTTTATGGTGCAGCGCGGACTTTCACCACGAGAACTGTTGGAGAGTTCCAGACTGATGTCTGAATATATCCAAGACTTACTTTTCCATGAAAACAGATCCGTGTGGATAGCCCAAAGAGAGGGTCGTACCAAAGATGGAAACGATGCGACGCAGAAAGGAGTGCTTAAAATGATTTCCATGGCGCGTGGAGAGGTTGGTGAAATGGAATATTTCAAGAAAATCCACATTGTTCCAGTGTCCATTTCCTACGAGTATGATCCCACCGATGTGCTGAAAATGCCGGAACTAATGGCTAAATCCCGCTCCGAAGTGTATGTGAAGCACGAAAATGAGGATTTTAACACTATTCTGAACGGTATCATGGGGCAGAAAAAACACATTCATGTGCATGTGGATAAGCCCTTAGATGATGAGATCGATAAAATCATCAAAACAGAAGAACCCGCCAATAGACAGTTTCAGTATCTGAGTCAAGTGATCGACGAAAGGATCATTGCAAATTATAAACTATGGCCGACAAATTTTATTGCACACGACCTGCTCCATGGCAGCGAGCAATATGCCGGCGAATATAGCACAGAAGAGCGGAAACAGTTCCAGGAACGTATGGCGGAGGGAATAGACCTTCAGGATGAAGTGGCCGTGACTAATTTCTTGTCGATGTATGCCAATCCTGTGACTAATCAGGAAGCCCTAAAAATAAAGGGATAG
- a CDS encoding DNA polymerase III subunit alpha has translation MYINCHSYFSFRYGTMSVPELVDHAQKQGVKSMALTDINCTAAVYPFIKAAEAAGIQPVIGIDFRNGITQQYIGLALDHHGFWEMNSHLSNHKRKKAAFPEKAPEWHHTAVIYPFPKPYFKLGPHEYLGIHPHQLKKAHRSPWLAEKDRWVLLQPVTFHSQQSFNIHRLLRCIELNILLSKLPVSEQGDLSDRFYSTLELTERCDQHYWLLQQTHELLSNCHFEQDYQRVENKKCMFGSGKDDIAKLTELTYKGAKKRYGLQLSEEQETRILKELDIIQKKDFVSYFLINYEIVKFARNRGFYYVGRGSGANSIVAYCLYITDVDPIELDLYFERFINLYRSTPPDFDIDFSWRDRDEVIQHIFQNHNTDLHEHVCLLATHNTFQANSSIRELGKVFGLPKTDIEALINHVAKPGNYIPDRIGKLVLKYSQLIQGMPSHLSIHAGGILISQQPIHYYTATDLPPKGFPVSHFDMVTAEEIGFAKFDILSQRGLGHIRDSLEIIEKNQGKKVDIHRIKDFKKDEKIKHHLRKGHTIGAFYVESPAMRMLLAKLEADEYLGLVAASSIIRPGVARSGMMREYILRHRKPELRKSKAHPILYDLMPETYGIMVYQEDVIKVAHYYAGLSFDEADVLRRGMSGKFRSREEFLKVKESFFKKSLEKGHEQKVTNEIWFQIESFAGYSFAKGHSASFAVESYQSLYLKAHFPMEFMVGVINNFGGFYKTEFYIRELQAYNADVQLPHINESDHLTIIKGSTVYLGFIHLKYLQKEIANTILQNRKTEGSFSDLRDFTNRVAISLEQLLILIRIDAFRFTSKSKQELLWEAHFLMNKQKNKPSTSHLFRQITLRELSIPNLETKDPRQDILDHLEIMEFSIADPFLLLKSPPQNTVKARDIKSYTGKEIQLMGYLVTVKYTRTVKGDVMNFGTFLDRDGHWIDTVHFPPVVKQYPLSGRGIYLLQGKVSEEFNFYTIEIISCKKLAYWNAADDHPTASATKLTSKVS, from the coding sequence ATGTACATTAACTGCCATTCCTATTTCAGCTTTCGCTATGGAACCATGTCTGTTCCGGAACTGGTAGATCATGCACAAAAGCAGGGAGTAAAATCCATGGCCCTTACGGACATTAATTGTACAGCAGCAGTATATCCATTCATCAAAGCAGCAGAAGCAGCTGGCATCCAACCGGTGATCGGTATTGACTTCCGAAACGGCATCACCCAGCAATACATTGGCTTGGCACTGGACCATCATGGGTTTTGGGAGATGAACAGTCACTTATCTAACCATAAAAGAAAAAAAGCAGCCTTTCCGGAAAAAGCACCTGAATGGCATCATACTGCCGTCATCTATCCTTTTCCCAAGCCCTATTTTAAGCTTGGTCCTCATGAGTATCTTGGCATCCATCCTCACCAGCTAAAAAAAGCGCATCGCTCACCTTGGTTAGCGGAAAAAGATCGTTGGGTACTGTTACAACCTGTGACTTTTCATTCCCAGCAGTCGTTTAACATCCACCGACTCCTTCGCTGTATAGAGCTGAATATCCTGCTGAGCAAACTTCCTGTTTCAGAGCAAGGGGACTTATCCGACCGTTTTTACAGCACCTTGGAACTGACCGAACGATGCGACCAGCACTACTGGCTACTCCAGCAAACGCATGAGTTACTCTCAAACTGCCACTTTGAGCAAGATTACCAGCGGGTAGAAAACAAAAAATGTATGTTCGGCTCGGGAAAGGACGATATCGCAAAATTAACCGAACTCACCTATAAAGGAGCTAAAAAAAGATACGGCCTTCAGCTATCCGAAGAACAAGAAACTCGGATCCTGAAGGAGCTGGACATTATCCAGAAAAAAGACTTCGTCTCCTATTTTCTGATCAATTATGAAATCGTAAAATTTGCCCGCAACCGTGGCTTCTATTACGTCGGCAGGGGGAGTGGCGCCAACAGCATCGTGGCCTACTGCCTGTACATTACGGATGTGGACCCCATAGAGCTCGATCTGTACTTCGAGCGGTTCATCAACCTGTACCGTTCCACACCACCGGACTTTGATATTGATTTTTCATGGCGCGACCGTGATGAGGTCATCCAACATATTTTTCAAAACCACAACACAGACCTTCATGAACATGTCTGCCTTCTCGCCACACACAATACTTTCCAGGCCAACTCCTCCATTCGTGAGTTAGGAAAAGTTTTTGGACTCCCAAAGACGGACATTGAAGCCCTCATCAATCACGTCGCCAAGCCGGGGAATTATATTCCAGACCGCATTGGTAAGTTGGTATTGAAATATAGCCAACTGATCCAGGGAATGCCCAGCCACCTCAGCATCCATGCAGGAGGCATCCTGATATCCCAACAACCCATACATTATTATACAGCCACGGATCTTCCTCCCAAAGGCTTTCCCGTCTCGCACTTTGACATGGTCACGGCAGAGGAAATCGGTTTTGCTAAATTTGACATCCTTAGCCAACGCGGGCTGGGCCATATCCGTGACAGCCTGGAAATCATCGAAAAAAACCAAGGCAAAAAAGTAGACATCCATCGGATCAAGGATTTTAAAAAAGACGAAAAAATCAAACACCACCTACGAAAAGGTCATACCATTGGTGCTTTTTATGTGGAATCGCCCGCTATGCGAATGCTTCTGGCAAAACTCGAAGCAGACGAATATTTAGGATTGGTCGCCGCCAGTTCCATCATCAGACCTGGAGTGGCCCGGTCTGGCATGATGCGTGAATACATCCTAAGGCACCGTAAACCTGAATTGAGAAAATCCAAGGCCCACCCCATTCTTTATGACCTGATGCCGGAAACGTATGGCATTATGGTCTACCAAGAAGATGTCATCAAGGTAGCCCATTATTATGCGGGACTGTCCTTTGACGAAGCAGATGTACTACGAAGAGGCATGAGTGGGAAATTCCGGTCTCGAGAAGAATTTCTTAAGGTTAAGGAAAGTTTTTTCAAAAAATCTCTGGAAAAAGGCCATGAGCAGAAGGTCACAAATGAAATATGGTTTCAGATCGAAAGTTTCGCAGGATATTCATTCGCCAAGGGCCACTCCGCCTCATTTGCGGTAGAAAGCTACCAAAGCCTCTATCTCAAAGCCCACTTCCCTATGGAATTCATGGTTGGTGTGATCAATAATTTTGGGGGCTTTTACAAAACGGAATTTTACATCAGGGAACTTCAAGCCTATAATGCTGACGTCCAGCTCCCCCATATCAATGAAAGTGATCACCTCACAATTATCAAAGGCTCCACGGTCTATCTAGGTTTTATCCATTTAAAATACCTTCAAAAAGAAATCGCCAATACAATCTTACAAAACAGGAAAACAGAAGGGTCTTTCAGTGATCTCAGAGATTTTACCAACCGCGTAGCCATCAGCCTTGAGCAGCTCTTGATCCTTATCAGGATCGATGCCTTCCGGTTTACGTCCAAAAGCAAGCAAGAACTGCTTTGGGAAGCCCATTTCCTCATGAACAAGCAAAAGAATAAGCCGTCTACCAGCCATCTTTTTCGCCAAATCACTCTCCGGGAGCTCAGTATTCCAAATTTAGAGACCAAGGATCCACGACAGGATATCCTAGATCACTTGGAAATCATGGAATTTTCGATTGCAGATCCTTTCCTATTACTAAAATCACCACCACAAAACACTGTAAAAGCAAGAGATATAAAGTCATATACTGGAAAGGAAATTCAGCTAATGGGCTATCTGGTCACCGTAAAGTACACCAGAACCGTAAAAGGAGATGTCATGAACTTTGGTACATTTCTAGACAGGGATGGGCACTGGATAGACACAGTCCATTTTCCTCCTGTGGTAAAACAATACCCCCTATCCGGGCGTGGTATTTACCTATTACAAGGGAAGGTTTCTGAAGAATTCAACTTTTACACCATCGAAATCATAAGCTGTAAAAAACTGGCCTATTGGAATGCCGCCGATGATCATCCCACGGCTTCAGCCACCAAGCTGACATCCAAGGTCAGTTGA
- a CDS encoding BCCT family transporter has translation MKKLTSFLHTPIRKNVFWPPFLLILAAVGTSLISADFFESSMKSINNFILDHFSLFFSYSSFAMVLTCILVGCSPLGNVRIGGKAAKPKFNRISWFSIVLCTTVAVGILFWGSAEPLFHFLRPPSFTAYTSGSEAAAQFSMGAIFLHWGLTPYAIYAIPSLGIALAIYNANLTFSLSSPLAPLIGKNSRPKLAALIDMVCLFALVAGMSASLGAGILSISGGIADQWGTLDRGFLLPLVTFAIICSFILSASSGIDRGIKNLSQINFLFFVLFSIIILFIGPSTAMVDAAFEGAKSYIKNVLPLSLQWDDVRNSEWSQSWSVFNWANWMAWAPITALFLGKIAYGRTVREFLLFNWLLPAIFCLCWMSIFGGSTLFYASQDTDLFKNLLETSGPESIIYQVFGEIGFTNILRPAFVMAMFISYVTAADSSTEAMASLSMKKFSLEKFDSDTNLKVIWGTLVGLLAWIMITFAGIDGIKMLSNLGGLPALLLLTGITISLNKMMWHPKKYLNR, from the coding sequence TTGAAAAAACTAACTTCATTCCTCCATACTCCGATAAGGAAAAATGTATTTTGGCCACCTTTTCTACTCATTTTAGCAGCCGTAGGTACCAGCCTCATTAGTGCTGATTTTTTTGAATCCTCTATGAAAAGCATCAACAACTTTATTTTGGATCACTTTTCATTATTTTTCTCCTACAGTTCTTTCGCCATGGTCCTCACTTGTATCTTGGTGGGGTGTTCACCTTTGGGCAACGTACGCATTGGTGGTAAAGCCGCCAAACCTAAATTCAACCGCATCAGCTGGTTCTCAATTGTCCTTTGCACAACAGTGGCCGTCGGGATTCTTTTTTGGGGAAGCGCTGAGCCACTTTTCCATTTCCTCCGCCCGCCTTCATTCACGGCTTATACCAGCGGATCAGAAGCAGCTGCACAGTTCTCTATGGGGGCTATTTTCCTTCATTGGGGGCTGACCCCCTACGCCATTTACGCCATCCCCTCTCTCGGTATTGCCCTGGCCATCTATAACGCCAATTTAACCTTTAGCCTTAGCAGTCCACTTGCTCCGCTCATAGGAAAAAACAGTCGACCAAAACTCGCCGCATTGATTGACATGGTCTGCCTTTTTGCCTTGGTAGCAGGCATGTCCGCATCCCTTGGCGCAGGTATATTAAGTATCTCTGGTGGCATCGCCGACCAATGGGGCACCTTGGACAGGGGATTTTTGCTACCCTTGGTCACCTTCGCCATCATCTGTTCATTTATTCTTTCGGCCTCTTCAGGAATAGACCGCGGCATCAAAAACCTCAGCCAGATCAATTTTTTATTTTTCGTCTTATTCAGCATCATTATCCTTTTTATTGGCCCTTCTACAGCCATGGTAGATGCTGCTTTTGAGGGAGCCAAAAGCTATATTAAAAATGTACTGCCCCTCAGTCTCCAGTGGGATGATGTACGCAACAGCGAATGGTCCCAATCTTGGTCTGTCTTCAACTGGGCCAATTGGATGGCATGGGCGCCCATCACAGCCCTGTTTCTAGGAAAGATCGCCTATGGACGCACCGTAAGGGAATTTCTCTTGTTCAACTGGCTACTGCCCGCAATTTTCTGTCTTTGTTGGATGAGTATTTTCGGAGGCAGCACTTTGTTCTACGCCTCGCAGGACACCGATCTATTCAAAAACCTATTGGAAACCTCTGGCCCCGAGTCTATCATCTATCAAGTTTTTGGGGAAATTGGGTTTACAAACATCCTTCGACCAGCTTTCGTGATGGCCATGTTTATCAGCTATGTCACAGCTGCCGACTCCAGTACAGAAGCCATGGCTTCGCTCAGCATGAAGAAGTTCTCCCTGGAAAAATTTGATTCGGACACCAATTTGAAAGTGATCTGGGGCACATTAGTGGGGCTATTGGCATGGATCATGATCACCTTTGCCGGCATCGACGGGATCAAAATGCTGTCCAACCTCGGCGGACTTCCAGCACTCTTACTGCTCACGGGCATCACCATCAGCCTCAACAAAATGATGTGGCACCCCAAAAAATATCTCAATCGATAG